The following coding sequences are from one Arthrobacter sp. PvP023 window:
- the secD gene encoding protein translocase subunit SecD: protein MARTGPKNSALRVLVWLGVILAVMTAVLAGGSISGQASWAPKLALDLEGGTQMILAPKVEGGSDINEDQLNQAVAIIRQRVDGSGVAEAEISTQSGRNVVVSLPGTPSKETRALIQASADMNFRPVLQAGPGAAVPAESQTPEDKLPKPTAAPTNSSDVNWVTAEVYKKFETLDCDNPSQDKQERSDPAKPLVTCEPATATSPAIKYILGPVEVKGSNIKSSSFQLQQGAQGAVTNEWAVNIQFDEAGTAKFKEVTERLYQFFVAAGGESGNDPKAQFAIVLDDQVISAPRSLAVITDGRPQITGGFTEDSAKALSDQLRFGALPISFDIQSEQQISATLGGEQLRMGLLAGVIGLLLVVVYSLFQYRALGFVTIFSLVVAGALTYLAIAILGWTENYRLSLAGVAGLIVAIGQTADSFIVYFERIRDELREGRGLVSAVENGWKRAKRTVLASKAVNLLAALVLYFVAVGNVRGFAFTLGLTAIADLIVVFMFTHPTLQLLARTKFFGEGHKFSGLDPKRLGAVPLYRGAGRLRTPEDKPAVVRAKNTGAAAEAERRMTIAERRLAEKQEQLAGSSKSTTKEGK, encoded by the coding sequence ATGGCACGTACTGGCCCCAAAAACTCAGCACTCAGGGTGCTGGTCTGGCTCGGCGTTATCCTCGCCGTCATGACTGCCGTGCTCGCCGGCGGCTCCATTTCCGGCCAGGCCAGCTGGGCACCAAAGCTTGCACTTGACCTTGAAGGCGGAACCCAGATGATCCTGGCGCCCAAGGTCGAGGGCGGTTCGGACATCAACGAGGATCAGCTCAACCAGGCCGTTGCGATCATTCGCCAGCGCGTCGACGGCTCAGGCGTGGCGGAAGCTGAAATCAGCACGCAGTCCGGCCGCAATGTGGTGGTCAGCCTCCCGGGTACGCCTTCCAAGGAGACCCGCGCCCTCATCCAGGCCTCGGCCGACATGAACTTCCGGCCCGTTCTCCAGGCCGGTCCCGGCGCCGCAGTGCCCGCGGAATCCCAGACGCCCGAGGACAAGCTGCCCAAGCCGACGGCCGCGCCGACCAACAGCAGCGACGTCAACTGGGTCACGGCTGAGGTGTACAAGAAATTCGAGACCCTGGACTGTGACAACCCCTCGCAGGACAAGCAGGAGCGCTCGGACCCCGCCAAGCCGCTGGTGACGTGTGAGCCTGCTACGGCCACTTCCCCGGCCATCAAGTACATCCTGGGTCCGGTGGAAGTAAAGGGCTCGAACATCAAGTCCTCCTCCTTCCAGCTGCAGCAGGGTGCACAGGGTGCTGTCACCAACGAGTGGGCAGTGAACATCCAGTTTGATGAGGCAGGGACCGCCAAGTTCAAGGAAGTCACCGAACGCCTGTACCAGTTCTTCGTGGCTGCCGGCGGCGAGTCCGGCAACGATCCCAAGGCCCAGTTCGCAATCGTCCTCGATGACCAGGTCATCTCCGCCCCGCGTTCCCTCGCCGTGATCACAGACGGCCGTCCCCAGATCACGGGCGGATTCACGGAGGACTCCGCGAAGGCACTCTCCGATCAGCTCCGGTTCGGTGCGCTCCCCATCAGCTTCGACATCCAGAGCGAGCAGCAGATTTCCGCGACCCTGGGCGGAGAGCAGCTCCGGATGGGCCTGCTCGCAGGCGTGATCGGTTTGCTCCTGGTGGTGGTTTACTCGCTCTTCCAGTACCGGGCGCTGGGCTTTGTCACCATTTTCTCCCTCGTGGTAGCCGGAGCGTTGACTTATCTGGCGATTGCCATCCTGGGGTGGACTGAAAACTACCGGCTGTCCCTTGCCGGTGTTGCCGGCCTCATCGTGGCCATCGGCCAGACAGCCGACTCCTTCATCGTCTACTTCGAACGAATCCGGGACGAACTGCGCGAGGGCCGGGGTCTGGTCTCCGCCGTGGAGAACGGCTGGAAGCGCGCCAAGCGCACGGTCCTGGCATCGAAGGCCGTGAACCTGCTGGCGGCACTGGTCCTCTACTTCGTGGCCGTGGGCAACGTGCGCGGATTTGCTTTCACCCTGGGCCTGACGGCCATCGCCGACCTCATCGTCGTCTTTATGTTCACCCACCCGACCCTGCAGCTCCTTGCCCGCACCAAGTTCTTCGGCGAGGGCCACAAGTTCTCCGGCCTTGACCCGAAGCGCCTCGGCGCAGTGCCGCTCTACCGTGGTGCAGGCAGGCTCCGCACGCCGGAAGACAAGCCGGCCGTGGTGCGCGCCAAAAACACCGGAGCAGCCGCCGAAGCGGAGCGCCGGATGACCATCGCAGAACGCCGCCTCGCGGAAAAGCAGGAGCAGCTTGCCGGTTCCTCCAAGAGCACGACCAAGGAGGGCAAGTAA
- the secF gene encoding protein translocase subunit SecF: MTTNFATFGNELYTGKRSYNFVSAKKIWFLIAAVAVALSILLPVAKGGFNLGIEFRGGSEFTVSNVKTTDASLGEKAVQDVVEGSIPRVANVAGNTMRIQTDKLTDEETLRIKEGLTTAYGVTDNEVTSTFVGPTWGADVTKQALLGLVIFVVIAAVLMALYFRTWKMSLSALVGMLVTMFVTAGVYALSDFEVTPSAIIGFLTVLSYSLYDTVVVFDKIRENTADIDASTRRTFAEEVNLAVNQTLVRSINTMMVAILPVGAILFIGAGLLGAGTLRDLSLALFVGILIGTAATIFIAAPLYAWLRQGEPQLVKQAERVERRRAESAARESAAKESAAPETATT, from the coding sequence ATGACCACGAATTTTGCCACGTTCGGCAATGAGCTCTACACGGGCAAGCGCTCGTACAATTTTGTCAGCGCCAAGAAGATCTGGTTCCTGATTGCGGCCGTCGCCGTGGCGCTTTCCATCCTCCTCCCGGTGGCCAAAGGCGGGTTCAACCTGGGCATCGAGTTCCGGGGCGGATCGGAATTCACCGTGTCCAACGTGAAGACCACGGATGCGTCCCTCGGTGAGAAGGCCGTCCAGGACGTGGTGGAGGGCAGTATTCCTCGCGTGGCCAACGTTGCCGGCAACACCATGCGGATCCAGACAGACAAGCTCACTGATGAGGAAACCCTCCGGATCAAGGAAGGGCTGACCACCGCTTACGGTGTCACGGACAACGAGGTGACCTCCACGTTCGTTGGCCCCACCTGGGGTGCCGACGTCACCAAGCAGGCACTCCTGGGCCTGGTGATCTTCGTCGTCATCGCGGCGGTCCTGATGGCGCTCTACTTCCGCACCTGGAAGATGTCGCTTTCGGCGCTCGTGGGCATGCTCGTCACCATGTTCGTCACGGCGGGCGTTTACGCACTTAGCGACTTCGAAGTCACGCCGTCCGCCATCATCGGGTTCCTGACGGTGCTCAGCTACTCGCTGTACGACACCGTGGTGGTCTTCGACAAGATCCGTGAGAACACGGCCGACATTGACGCCTCCACCCGCCGAACTTTTGCGGAAGAGGTCAACCTTGCCGTCAACCAGACGCTGGTCCGGTCCATCAACACCATGATGGTTGCCATCCTTCCCGTGGGTGCCATCCTCTTCATCGGCGCCGGCCTCCTGGGCGCAGGTACCCTGCGTGATCTGTCGCTTGCACTTTTCGTCGGCATCCTGATCGGCACAGCGGCGACGATCTTCATCGCGGCCCCGCTGTATGCCTGGCTGCGCCAGGGCGAACCGCAGCTGGTGAAGCAGGCTGAGCGTGTGGAACGCCGCCGGGCCGAGTCCGCTGCCAGGGAATCGGCCGCGAAGGAATCGGCTGCGCCGGAGACTGCAACAACCTAG
- a CDS encoding bifunctional (p)ppGpp synthetase/guanosine-3',5'-bis(diphosphate) 3'-pyrophosphohydrolase, with protein MEERSTSAPTADGGEGPGQGPQTGLVASGRPDAGVPVDSSGFRPTFPGRRERTRSRLARLTGRGTATYSPILEPLLRTVRANNPKEDFDLIQRAFVVAEQSHRGQKRKSGDPYITHPVAVATILAELGLSGTTLAAALLHDTVEDTPYTLADLKRDFGPEVAMLVDGVTKLDKVSFGEAAQSETVRKMVVAMAKDIRVLMIKLADRLHNARTWRFVSAESSARKARETLEIFAPLAHRLGMNTIKWELEDLSFAALYPKVYEEIVRMVGDRTPEREKSLSVIRNQITEDLRTAKIKATITGRPKHYYSIYQKMIVRDKDFDDINDLMGVRVLVDSVRDCYAALGTLHSRWNPLPGRFKDYIAMPKFNMYQSLHTTVIGPGGKPVEIQIRTHEMHRRAEYGVAAHWKYKDQPNRTAAGPGSPRDGDMGWLRSLVDWQQETSDPGEFLDSLRFEINAREVFVFTPKGEVMALPAGSTPVDFAYAVHTEVGHRTIGARVNGKLVPLNSELNHGDWVEIFTSKAEGAGPSQDWQHFVKSARARNKIRQWFSKERREEAIDRGKELLTKAMRKQNLPLQRLMTHDALAEVAEHFKYVDISGLYAGVGDGHTSAQSVMERLVETLGGNEGPEDDLTEVSIPTQVSKTKYSDSGVIVRGVGDVWVKLARCCTPVPPDPILGFVTRGSGVSVHRTDCTNVSDLKDQPDRIVEVEWAPTQSSVFLVEIQVEALDRKSLLSDVTRILSENHVNILAASVHTSTDRVAISKFAFEMGDPKYLSHVLSAVRRIDGVFDVYRTTGNRRRS; from the coding sequence TTGGAAGAACGTTCGACGTCGGCGCCAACGGCCGACGGTGGTGAAGGTCCGGGCCAGGGTCCGCAGACCGGTCTGGTAGCGTCCGGGCGCCCGGACGCAGGCGTGCCGGTTGACAGTTCCGGGTTCCGTCCGACCTTCCCCGGACGCCGCGAACGCACAAGGTCCAGGCTCGCCCGCCTGACCGGCCGCGGCACGGCGACGTATTCACCCATACTCGAACCGTTGCTCCGCACCGTCAGGGCGAACAATCCCAAAGAGGACTTCGACCTCATCCAGCGTGCCTTCGTCGTGGCGGAACAGAGCCACCGGGGGCAGAAGCGCAAGAGCGGCGATCCGTACATCACCCACCCCGTCGCGGTGGCCACCATCCTGGCGGAACTGGGCCTGAGCGGCACGACGCTGGCAGCCGCCCTCCTGCACGACACTGTTGAAGATACGCCGTACACGCTGGCGGACCTAAAGAGGGACTTCGGCCCCGAGGTGGCCATGCTCGTCGACGGCGTCACAAAGCTGGACAAGGTGAGCTTCGGTGAAGCCGCACAGTCCGAAACGGTCCGCAAGATGGTCGTGGCGATGGCCAAGGACATCCGGGTGCTCATGATCAAGCTCGCCGACCGGCTGCATAATGCCCGCACCTGGCGCTTCGTATCGGCTGAGTCTTCGGCGCGCAAAGCCCGCGAGACGCTGGAAATTTTCGCGCCGCTGGCACACCGGCTCGGCATGAACACCATCAAGTGGGAACTCGAAGACCTGTCCTTCGCAGCGCTTTACCCGAAGGTGTACGAGGAAATAGTGCGCATGGTGGGGGACCGGACGCCGGAGCGGGAGAAGAGCCTGAGCGTTATCCGGAACCAGATCACCGAAGATCTCCGGACCGCGAAGATCAAGGCCACCATCACGGGCCGGCCCAAGCACTACTACTCGATCTACCAGAAGATGATTGTCCGCGACAAGGACTTCGACGACATCAACGACCTCATGGGCGTCCGGGTCCTGGTGGACTCCGTCCGTGACTGTTACGCAGCCCTTGGCACGCTGCATTCGCGCTGGAACCCGCTCCCGGGGCGGTTCAAGGACTACATCGCGATGCCCAAGTTCAATATGTACCAGTCCCTGCATACCACGGTGATCGGGCCTGGCGGCAAGCCGGTGGAGATCCAGATCCGCACCCATGAGATGCACCGCCGCGCCGAGTACGGTGTCGCGGCGCACTGGAAGTACAAGGACCAGCCGAACAGGACGGCCGCCGGCCCCGGAAGCCCCCGTGACGGCGACATGGGGTGGCTGCGGTCCCTCGTTGACTGGCAGCAGGAAACGTCCGATCCCGGCGAATTCCTGGACTCCCTGCGGTTCGAAATCAACGCCCGCGAAGTTTTTGTGTTTACGCCCAAGGGCGAGGTCATGGCACTGCCGGCCGGGTCGACCCCCGTGGACTTCGCTTACGCTGTCCACACTGAAGTGGGCCACCGGACCATCGGCGCCAGGGTCAACGGCAAGCTGGTTCCGCTTAACAGTGAACTCAACCATGGCGACTGGGTGGAAATCTTCACCTCCAAGGCTGAAGGCGCCGGACCCAGCCAGGACTGGCAGCATTTTGTTAAGAGCGCCCGCGCGCGCAACAAGATCAGGCAGTGGTTCAGCAAGGAGCGCCGCGAAGAGGCCATTGACCGCGGCAAGGAACTCCTCACAAAGGCGATGCGCAAGCAGAACCTTCCCCTGCAGCGGCTGATGACCCATGACGCCCTCGCCGAAGTGGCCGAGCACTTCAAGTACGTGGACATCTCCGGGCTCTACGCCGGTGTGGGCGATGGGCACACCTCGGCCCAGTCCGTGATGGAACGGCTTGTGGAGACCCTTGGCGGCAATGAGGGCCCGGAGGATGACCTGACAGAGGTCAGCATCCCCACGCAGGTCAGCAAGACGAAGTACTCCGACTCCGGCGTGATTGTCCGGGGCGTGGGCGACGTGTGGGTCAAGCTTGCCCGTTGCTGCACGCCGGTACCCCCGGATCCCATCCTGGGGTTCGTGACCAGGGGATCCGGAGTATCGGTTCACCGTACGGACTGCACGAACGTTTCGGACCTGAAAGACCAGCCGGACCGGATCGTAGAGGTGGAATGGGCGCCCACCCAGTCCAGCGTCTTCCTTGTGGAGATCCAGGTGGAGGCGCTAGACCGGAAGTCGCTGCTCTCCGACGTCACCCGCATCCTCTCCGAAAACCACGTGAATATCCTGGCCGCCAGTGTGCACACCTCGACGGACCGGGTGGCCATCTCGAAGTTCGCCTTCGAAATGGGCGATCCCAAGTATCTGAGCCATGTGCTCAGCGCCGTGCGGCGCATCGACGGCGTGTTCGATGTGTACCGCACAACCGGAAACCGCCGGCGCAGCTAA
- a CDS encoding type IV toxin-antitoxin system AbiEi family antitoxin, producing MANSFPAPANSRPAASGRTDIGSAELYSPGRVFSWPELQAMAADGILSQLYQRGYMLPGTAATPQLRARAASFAVPPAIRQRVVAGRMTAAWIYGCAGEPDRLALLVDATRRVSSLRSTRGCTLHEVRLGPFDVVSLGGLMVSSPLRTALDIALHVDAERALPALRKMLSTPELDVRLRLLTLAVEATPRVPHKKAALEKLAALRAQPG from the coding sequence ATGGCTAACTCGTTCCCCGCCCCCGCCAATTCCCGGCCTGCAGCATCCGGACGCACAGATATCGGGTCCGCAGAACTGTATTCACCCGGCCGCGTGTTCTCGTGGCCGGAGCTGCAGGCCATGGCTGCAGACGGCATTCTGAGCCAGCTGTATCAGCGCGGGTACATGCTCCCCGGAACTGCCGCCACGCCCCAACTGCGCGCCCGCGCGGCCTCCTTCGCCGTGCCGCCGGCTATCCGGCAGCGGGTGGTTGCGGGGCGGATGACAGCGGCGTGGATTTACGGCTGCGCCGGGGAGCCGGACCGGCTTGCGCTCCTCGTGGATGCCACCCGGCGTGTCTCCAGCCTGAGGTCGACCCGCGGCTGCACCCTGCACGAAGTGCGGCTCGGTCCGTTTGACGTTGTCAGCCTGGGCGGCCTGATGGTTTCCAGCCCGCTGCGGACCGCATTGGATATCGCGCTGCACGTGGATGCAGAGCGGGCACTGCCGGCGCTCCGGAAAATGCTGTCGACCCCCGAACTGGACGTCAGGCTGCGGCTGCTGACCCTCGCCGTCGAAGCCACTCCCCGGGTTCCGCACAAGAAGGCGGCACTGGAAAAACTCGCTGCCCTGCGGGCCCAGCCCGGCTAG
- a CDS encoding DUF349 domain-containing protein, translating into MTDSQKSDETVTATSEEAETVAQVADDAQAAGNEAAPEATAEAQSATQEVSAPEAEAPAEDAPAAEAPAAPAEAADAAPEAEATAAASPAPRPAARPAPSPAAFAARPKAASSPAVPVPAPVSSAASLAEAARWGRVEGDGHVFLTIDGEEHPVGQYPDVSDEEALGYFARKYDDVVAQIVLLEQRVGSKAPTTDMQKTVTHLREQLAERNMVGDLRAAEARLDTLSTQIAELEKAEKAEHDAVRAAELAAREAIVAEAEEISGHDPAQIQWKTSSARMNELFESWKAAQKNGVRLGRSNEDALWKRFRAARTVFDRHRRAYFSQLDSNNSAAKAAKEKLIAEAEALSSSTDWGFAAGEYRRLMDEWKASPRASRKDDDALWARFRAAQDVFFTSRQAANDEIDQEYGANLTVKEALLVEANALLPITDLAAAKKALQSIRDRWEEAGKVPRADMGRIEAGLRKVEDAVRHAEDENWKRSNPETKARTNSALSQLEAAIAGLKEDLAKAEQAGDQRKIKAAQEALEARQAWLDQISRSASELS; encoded by the coding sequence GTGACAGACAGTCAGAAATCCGACGAAACAGTAACAGCAACCTCCGAAGAAGCCGAGACCGTGGCTCAGGTGGCTGACGACGCACAGGCAGCTGGCAACGAAGCAGCTCCCGAGGCTACGGCAGAGGCGCAGTCCGCTACCCAGGAAGTTTCCGCACCGGAGGCTGAGGCACCCGCCGAAGACGCCCCCGCGGCCGAGGCACCCGCCGCTCCGGCAGAGGCCGCAGACGCAGCCCCGGAGGCAGAAGCCACCGCCGCTGCGTCCCCGGCACCGCGTCCGGCAGCCCGTCCGGCGCCCTCGCCGGCAGCCTTCGCGGCGCGGCCGAAGGCAGCGTCCTCTCCTGCGGTGCCCGTCCCCGCTCCTGTTTCCTCGGCTGCCTCCCTGGCCGAAGCCGCACGCTGGGGCCGCGTTGAAGGCGACGGACACGTGTTCCTGACCATCGACGGCGAAGAACACCCGGTCGGTCAGTACCCGGACGTCAGCGACGAGGAAGCCCTTGGCTACTTCGCGCGCAAGTACGATGACGTCGTGGCCCAGATTGTCCTGCTCGAACAGCGGGTGGGCTCCAAGGCCCCCACCACCGATATGCAGAAGACCGTGACGCACCTGCGCGAGCAGCTGGCGGAACGCAACATGGTGGGCGATCTCCGCGCCGCCGAAGCCCGTCTCGATACGTTGTCCACGCAGATCGCGGAACTTGAGAAGGCCGAAAAAGCCGAACATGACGCCGTGCGTGCCGCCGAGCTGGCCGCACGCGAAGCGATCGTTGCGGAGGCGGAAGAAATTTCCGGCCACGACCCCGCGCAAATCCAGTGGAAGACTTCCAGCGCCCGCATGAACGAGCTCTTCGAAAGCTGGAAAGCGGCACAGAAGAACGGCGTGCGGCTGGGCCGCAGCAACGAGGACGCCCTCTGGAAGCGGTTCAGGGCAGCGCGGACGGTCTTCGACCGCCACCGCCGGGCCTACTTCTCCCAGCTGGACAGCAACAACTCCGCAGCCAAGGCCGCGAAGGAAAAGCTGATCGCTGAAGCCGAGGCACTGTCCTCCTCAACGGACTGGGGTTTTGCCGCGGGTGAATACCGGCGCCTGATGGACGAATGGAAGGCCTCGCCGCGGGCCAGCCGCAAGGACGACGACGCACTCTGGGCCCGCTTCCGCGCCGCCCAGGACGTGTTCTTCACCTCGCGGCAGGCTGCCAACGATGAGATCGACCAGGAGTACGGCGCAAACCTGACCGTGAAGGAAGCCCTCCTGGTCGAGGCGAACGCCCTGCTGCCCATCACGGACCTGGCTGCCGCCAAGAAGGCCCTCCAGTCCATCCGTGACCGCTGGGAGGAAGCCGGCAAGGTTCCCCGTGCGGACATGGGCCGGATCGAAGCCGGACTTCGGAAGGTGGAGGACGCCGTCCGCCACGCCGAAGACGAAAACTGGAAGCGGTCCAACCCGGAGACCAAGGCGCGGACCAACAGCGCACTTTCCCAGCTGGAAGCCGCCATCGCCGGGCTGAAGGAAGACCTCGCGAAGGCGGAGCAGGCTGGCGACCAGCGTAAGATCAAGGCCGCCCAGGAAGCCCTGGAGGCCCGCCAGGCATGGCTTGACCAGATCTCGCGCTCGGCCAGCGAACTGTCGTAG
- a CDS encoding peptidylprolyl isomerase yields MAASSRSAREAKRRILQMEAKRELRRHQEKRRRRDNIIAVSAGAGAVVLAVVLQLTVFAGNPSEEEYAAAQAGLTSPSASPAPSATNGPNIPKPETAAGKMFTGELKLNGGALGVELDGTKAPQAAAVFKSLADENYYNGISCHRLTTGETFGVLQCGSKTGDGQGDPAYTWGPLENTPADNNYPAGTIAVARTGGNAYGNGTQFFIVYKDTVIPADEAGGYTVVGKVTSGLDVVTKIAAGGIKTGASATDGAPAEPVTIDSFSLK; encoded by the coding sequence TTGGCGGCCAGTTCACGGAGCGCCCGCGAAGCAAAGCGGCGCATCCTGCAAATGGAAGCGAAACGCGAGCTGCGTCGGCACCAGGAGAAACGCCGCAGGCGCGACAACATCATCGCTGTCAGCGCCGGCGCAGGCGCCGTGGTGCTCGCCGTCGTCCTCCAGCTCACTGTGTTCGCCGGCAACCCCTCCGAAGAGGAATACGCGGCCGCGCAGGCCGGCCTGACCAGCCCCTCGGCGTCGCCCGCACCGTCCGCCACGAACGGCCCCAACATCCCCAAACCCGAGACCGCGGCGGGCAAAATGTTCACCGGCGAGCTCAAACTGAATGGCGGCGCCCTGGGCGTTGAGCTGGACGGAACGAAGGCACCGCAGGCAGCGGCGGTCTTCAAGTCCCTAGCCGACGAAAACTATTACAACGGCATCAGCTGCCACCGGCTGACCACAGGCGAAACGTTCGGCGTCCTGCAGTGCGGATCGAAGACAGGTGACGGACAGGGCGATCCCGCGTACACCTGGGGCCCGCTGGAAAACACGCCGGCGGACAACAACTATCCGGCCGGAACGATTGCAGTGGCGCGGACCGGCGGCAACGCCTACGGGAACGGCACCCAGTTCTTCATCGTCTACAAAGACACCGTCATCCCGGCCGATGAAGCCGGCGGATACACGGTGGTGGGCAAAGTGACCTCCGGCCTCGATGTGGTGACCAAGATCGCCGCCGGCGGTATTAAGACGGGCGCAAGCGCAACAGACGGCGCTCCTGCGGAACCAGTCACGATAGACTCGTTCTCTCTGAAGTAA
- the hisS gene encoding histidine--tRNA ligase: MARTASLSGFPEWLPEERLVELHVLDTLRRVFELHGFSSIETRAVETVGQLLRKGDIDKEVYGLSRLQEDEEESRAAKGDHHSLALHFDLTVPFARYVVENAGYLAFPFRRYQIQKVWRGERPQEGRAREFTQADIDIVGDGELPFRYDVEIALVIAEALSALPIPDFRLRINNRKLAEGFYRGIGLTDTAGVLRSIDKLEKIGPAKVADLLKTELGASEEQAQAALSLAGIRTEDTSFVEKVRALGVKDELLDEGLNELEQVIAAAVQRAPGKVVADLSIARGLDYYTGTVVETVLVGHEQLGSICSGGRYDALASKGNRKFPGVGLSIGVTRLVSRILSQELAQATRSVPTAVLVALNSDDSWGAAQDVAAQLRSRGISTEVAAKAEKFGKQIKFADRRGIPFVWFTDDDGKHQVKDIRSGEQTDADPASWTPAEEDLHVRIRKA, from the coding sequence ATGGCACGCACCGCCTCCCTGTCCGGATTCCCCGAGTGGCTTCCCGAGGAGCGGCTGGTGGAGCTGCATGTGCTGGACACCCTGCGGCGGGTTTTTGAGCTGCACGGCTTCTCCTCGATCGAAACCCGTGCCGTGGAAACGGTGGGCCAGCTGCTCCGCAAGGGCGACATCGACAAGGAGGTGTACGGCCTTAGCCGCCTGCAGGAGGACGAAGAGGAATCAAGGGCCGCCAAGGGCGACCACCACTCTCTGGCCCTGCACTTTGACCTGACGGTGCCGTTCGCCCGGTACGTCGTCGAAAACGCCGGATACCTCGCCTTCCCGTTCCGCCGGTACCAGATCCAGAAGGTGTGGCGCGGCGAGCGGCCGCAGGAGGGCCGCGCCCGCGAATTCACGCAGGCGGATATCGACATCGTCGGCGACGGCGAGCTGCCGTTCCGCTACGACGTCGAAATCGCCCTGGTGATCGCTGAAGCCCTCAGCGCCCTCCCGATTCCTGACTTCCGCTTGCGCATCAACAACCGCAAGCTGGCCGAAGGCTTCTACCGCGGAATCGGACTGACCGATACCGCCGGAGTCCTGCGGAGCATCGACAAGCTCGAGAAGATCGGCCCTGCCAAGGTGGCCGATCTGCTCAAGACCGAGTTGGGGGCGTCCGAGGAACAGGCGCAGGCCGCCCTGAGCCTGGCCGGCATCCGCACCGAGGACACCTCCTTCGTTGAGAAAGTCCGTGCCCTGGGCGTGAAGGACGAGCTGCTGGATGAGGGCCTGAACGAGCTGGAGCAGGTCATTGCCGCCGCGGTCCAGCGTGCGCCCGGAAAGGTGGTGGCGGACCTCAGCATCGCCCGCGGCCTGGACTACTACACCGGAACCGTGGTGGAAACCGTGCTGGTGGGCCACGAACAGCTTGGCTCCATCTGCTCCGGCGGGCGCTACGACGCATTGGCAAGCAAGGGAAACCGGAAGTTCCCGGGCGTCGGCCTGTCCATCGGCGTCACCCGCCTGGTCTCCAGGATCCTGAGCCAGGAACTGGCGCAGGCCACGCGTTCGGTGCCGACCGCAGTGCTGGTCGCCCTGAACAGCGACGACAGCTGGGGCGCGGCACAGGACGTCGCCGCGCAGCTTCGCTCCCGCGGAATTTCCACCGAGGTGGCCGCCAAAGCGGAAAAATTCGGCAAGCAGATCAAGTTCGCCGACCGCCGGGGCATCCCGTTCGTCTGGTTTACGGACGACGACGGAAAGCACCAGGTGAAGGACATCCGGTCCGGCGAACAGACGGACGCCGACCCCGCTTCCTGGACGCCGGCCGAAGAGGACCTGCACGTCCGGATCCGCAAGGCCTGA
- a CDS encoding APC family permease — protein MQTHQRLQRRLGVFDATAIGLGSMLGAGVFVVFSPATALAGRLMIVSVLIAGAIAYCNAVASAQLAAKYPASGGTYVYGRKQLGEWPGFVAGWGFVTGKTASCAAMALTFGYYAAPDYATPVAVAAVAVLTAVNLMGITRTALLTRVLLGIVLATLVFVAVAGLMGPHPEPGVSAESTGSAWGILPAAGLMFFAFAGYARIATLGEEVKDPTRTIPRAILAALAAAFVIYLGLAVLLLWHLSPQRLAGSASPLLDAVVFSGLRAGSPLVQAGAAAACLGALLALITGVGRTALAMARERDLPAPLARVGGRHTVPVVAELSVAAAVVALLITTDVLTVVGFSSFGVLIYYSVTNAAAFTLAERPATAPRWMNAAGFAGCLLLAVTLPFASVAGMAAVLAAGIAGRFLVLKLRKRQPSP, from the coding sequence ATGCAGACCCATCAGCGGCTACAGCGACGGCTCGGAGTGTTTGACGCCACAGCAATCGGGCTCGGCTCCATGCTCGGCGCCGGCGTGTTCGTCGTCTTCTCCCCTGCCACCGCACTGGCCGGCCGGCTCATGATTGTTTCCGTGCTGATCGCCGGCGCGATTGCCTACTGCAACGCCGTCGCCTCCGCCCAGCTGGCGGCCAAATACCCGGCCAGCGGAGGCACCTACGTTTACGGCCGCAAGCAGCTGGGCGAATGGCCGGGATTTGTTGCCGGCTGGGGTTTTGTCACCGGAAAAACTGCTTCGTGCGCGGCCATGGCCCTGACTTTTGGCTACTACGCGGCCCCGGACTATGCCACGCCCGTGGCCGTTGCCGCCGTCGCAGTGCTGACGGCTGTCAACCTCATGGGTATCACCCGCACAGCGCTGCTGACCAGGGTCCTGCTAGGCATTGTTCTCGCCACCCTGGTGTTTGTCGCGGTTGCGGGCCTGATGGGCCCCCATCCGGAGCCGGGCGTGTCGGCGGAAAGCACCGGCAGCGCCTGGGGAATCCTCCCGGCCGCCGGGCTGATGTTCTTCGCCTTTGCCGGGTACGCCCGGATCGCCACGCTGGGCGAGGAAGTCAAAGATCCCACCCGTACCATTCCGCGGGCGATACTGGCCGCACTGGCCGCTGCCTTCGTGATCTACCTGGGACTCGCCGTGCTGCTGCTTTGGCACCTGTCCCCGCAGCGGTTGGCCGGATCAGCGTCGCCACTGCTGGACGCCGTCGTGTTCTCCGGCCTCCGCGCAGGCAGCCCCCTGGTCCAAGCCGGCGCAGCCGCCGCATGTCTGGGAGCCCTGCTCGCCCTGATTACCGGAGTGGGCCGCACTGCGCTGGCCATGGCCCGGGAGCGCGACCTCCCCGCGCCCCTGGCCCGGGTGGGCGGACGCCACACTGTTCCGGTCGTCGCTGAGCTCTCCGTGGCCGCCGCGGTGGTTGCCCTGCTCATCACCACGGACGTCCTCACCGTGGTGGGATTCTCCAGTTTCGGCGTGCTGATCTACTACTCCGTGACCAATGCTGCCGCCTTCACCCTGGCCGAGCGGCCGGCGACCGCACCCCGATGGATGAACGCTGCGGGATTCGCGGGGTGCCTGCTCCTGGCCGTTACGCTGCCGTTTGCCTCGGTTGCGGGCATGGCAGCGGTGCTGGCCGCCGGGATTGCCGGCCGGTTCCTGGTACTGAAGCTCCGGAAGCGGCAGCCCAGCCCTTAA